In Cellulomonas fulva, the sequence GGGTGACGACGCTGCCGTGCCAGGTGCGACCCGCGACGACGAGCCACGCGCCGACGAGCGCGACGAACGACGCGACGGCGAGCGCCCCCGCCGCGCGCGAGCCGGTGTGCAGCGCCAGCCCCGACAGGCCGGTCACGCACGTGCCGACCGGGAACGTGAACGCCCACCAGGTGAGCGCGAACGGCAGCCCGGTCCGCGCGGCGCGCCGGGTGACGACGACCGCGATGGTGGCCCACAGCACCGCGAAGCCGAGGACGGGCACGGCGTACAGGACGCCCGCCACCTCGAGCAGGCGTGCGGTCGGCTGGGCGACGACGAGGTCCGCCTCGCCGCCGAGGGCGAGCGCCGCGGTCGCCGACTGACCGAGCGGGCCGAGCACGATCCAGAGCGTCGGCACCAGCGCGGGCGCGCCGACGCCGTGCCGCACCAGGCGGCCCCACACCAGCGGCAGCACCAGCACCGTCGCCAGGAGCGCGATCCCGAACATGGCGCCGAGGGCGAGGGCGAACGTCAGCCGTGCCTGGCCCGCGGGGACGCGGGGGAGCAGGAGCGCACCGGTCGCGGCCGAGACCATCGGGGGCACCACCGGCATCAGCCACCCGGCGAACGGCGCCTCGTCGGACCGGGCGTGCCGGGTCAGCTGCAGGACGGGGACGGCGACCGCGGAGGCGAGCCCCAGCACCGTGCCGACGGTCCACGCGGTTGCGCCGACGACGAGCGCGGCCCGGTCGCCGAGCAGCGCGGGTCCCAGCAGCAGGCTCCCGGCACCGACGGTGAGGAACGCCATCGGCGGGGCCCCGTAGAAGTGCGCCATCACCGGGTCGAGGTGGTGCCCGCGCGCGGTGCCGCGGTAGGCGTACCAGTGCCGGGCGGTGGCACCGACCAGCACGACGAGCAGCGCCGCCGCGACCAGCCAGACCACGGTCGCCGCCACGCGCAGCCCGGGCACCTGCACCGGCAGCCCGGCCGCGGACGTCGCGACGATCCCCGTGCCCATGACGGCCGCGAACCAGTTGGGGGTGACGTGCGCGGCGGTCAGCGGGAGGCGGGCGGGGGCGGGGTGCAGCATGCCTCGAGTCTGGACGGGGCACCGGTCGCGCGGTAGACGACGGACGTTGTCGGGCCACAACCTATGCTTGTGTCGATGTGTCCAGGACACAAGGAGGCGTGGTGGCTGACCTGACCGCCCTGCGGGTGCTCGTCGCCGTCGACCGGGACGGGAGCATCTCTGCCGCGGCGCGTGCGCTGGGACTGAGCCAGCAGGCCGTCTCGCAGCGCGTGCGCGGGCTCGAGCGGGAGGTCGGTGCGCGGCTCGTCGCACGGTCGACCCGCGGGTCCGCGCTCACCGAGACCGGCCGGCTGGTCGCCGCGTGGGCCGGGGAGGTCGTCGACGCCGCGACCCGGTTCGACGTCGCGGTCGAGGCGCTGCGCGCTCCCGGCGCCACACCCCTGCGGGTCGCCGCGAGCCTGACGGTCGCCGAGTACCTGCTGCCCGCGTGGCTGGTCCGGCTGCGCGCCGCCGGCGTCCCGGGCGGCGACGCCGTCGAGCTCACGGCGGTGAACAGCGCGGGCGTGGTCGAGCTGGTGCGCGCCGGCAGCCACGACGTCGGCTTCGTCGAGACCCCGCACCCGCCCGAGGACCTGCGCAGGCGCACGCTCGGGCACGACGAGCTCGTCGTCGTCGTCGGTCCCGACCACGCGTGGGCACGCCGGGCGACCCCGCTGACCTCCGCCGAGCTCGCCGCGACGCCGCTGGTGACGCGCGAGCCCGGTTCCGGGACGCGCGCCGCGCTCGAGGCCGCGCTCGCCCGACACCTCGCCATCGAGGTCGCCGACCTGCCCCGCCCGCTCGCGCAGCTGCCGACCACGGCGGCCGTGCGCGCCACCGTCGCCGCCGGTGCGGGTCCGGCCGTGCTCAGCCTGCTCGCGGTGCGCGACGCGCTCGCGGCCGGGAGCCTGCGCCGCGTGCCGCTCGCCGACCTGCGCCTGACCCGTCCGCTGAGCGTCGTCTGGTCGCCCACGCTCCCGCGTGTGCCGGACGCGGCCCGCGCCCTGCTCGAGATCATCGCCGCCGAGCGGACACGCACGGGCGAAGGGCGCACCATGGGGTGATGATCCTCGACGCGTGGCGGGACAAGGTCGGCACCTCGCTCTTCCTGCGGGTGGCCGGCCCGGACGGGCTCGCGAGCCGCGCCCGGATCCACGGCACCCCCGGTCCGCGCTGGTTCGCGCCGGACTCGGCGATCTGCCGCGTGCACGGCGACGCCTCGATGTTCGTCGGCGGCCTGCGCGCGCTCCTGCT encodes:
- a CDS encoding TDT family transporter, which gives rise to MLHPAPARLPLTAAHVTPNWFAAVMGTGIVATSAAGLPVQVPGLRVAATVVWLVAAALLVVLVGATARHWYAYRGTARGHHLDPVMAHFYGAPPMAFLTVGAGSLLLGPALLGDRAALVVGATAWTVGTVLGLASAVAVPVLQLTRHARSDEAPFAGWLMPVVPPMVSAATGALLLPRVPAGQARLTFALALGAMFGIALLATVLVLPLVWGRLVRHGVGAPALVPTLWIVLGPLGQSATAALALGGEADLVVAQPTARLLEVAGVLYAVPVLGFAVLWATIAVVVTRRAARTGLPFALTWWAFTFPVGTCVTGLSGLALHTGSRAAGALAVASFVALVGAWLVVAGRTWHGSVVTRALLHPAAAA
- a CDS encoding LysR family transcriptional regulator, which translates into the protein MADLTALRVLVAVDRDGSISAAARALGLSQQAVSQRVRGLEREVGARLVARSTRGSALTETGRLVAAWAGEVVDAATRFDVAVEALRAPGATPLRVAASLTVAEYLLPAWLVRLRAAGVPGGDAVELTAVNSAGVVELVRAGSHDVGFVETPHPPEDLRRRTLGHDELVVVVGPDHAWARRATPLTSAELAATPLVTREPGSGTRAALEAALARHLAIEVADLPRPLAQLPTTAAVRATVAAGAGPAVLSLLAVRDALAAGSLRRVPLADLRLTRPLSVVWSPTLPRVPDAARALLEIIAAERTRTGEGRTMG